The following coding sequences are from one Fusobacterium perfoetens window:
- the priA gene encoding replication restart helicase PriA, translating to MRKIRYYKLCVDGTNSFFTYCDENDEYNIGDRVAVSFRGREQGALIAEPDKSSEFEFKVLPIKRKLTGEVSLNETYMKMLLWVRNYYMCKFEQVLKAAIPSDLKVKYEEVYKLTDNGRNDFLNPIINYFLEREQVTKPVLRKHFSKEFINNAVEKNILIINTNKKICYNFKSELFFSEDDLKGISNDFTEENLRELKNYFTRKSEMIKTSLENKFAKKEIERLIKEEKLLFIKRVKEKEEKKILSQEKEKISVNAVLNSEQQKVRDKILNSQKKYFLIKGITGSGKTEIYINLIREALLRGKGSIFLVPEISLTPQMVERFKKEFEDGVAILHSRLSNKERGEEWLKLYSGEKKVVLGVRSAVFAPVKELEYIIIDEEHESSYKQDTTPIYNAKFVALKRSQLEGCKVIFGSATPSIESYYFGKTGMFELLTLESRYNNAVLPDVKVVDMKDEEDSFFSKELLKNIRETLLKKEQVILLLNRKGYSTMVQCKECGHIEECEHCSIKMSYYHSRKTLKCNYCGTEKRFNGKCSKCGSSELDFGGKGVEQVEHKLKEYFDVPIVRMDADNAREKNFYKETYYKFLNKEYDIMIGTQLIAKGLHFPNVTLVGVINADMILSFPDFRAGEKTYQLITQAAGRAGRGDKKGKVIIQSYQPESYVMEKIMKNDYEGFYNSEIEMRKILGYPPFSKIINIGISSSKEEKLEKIAKRLFNAVKRDYVEIYGPNKSLVYKVKDRYRENIFIKGSKKNIDYYKKELEKILTEFDDEGCRIVVDIDPVNLI from the coding sequence GTGAGAAAGATTAGGTATTATAAATTATGTGTAGACGGTACAAACTCTTTTTTCACTTATTGTGATGAAAATGATGAGTATAATATTGGGGACAGAGTAGCAGTAAGTTTTCGTGGAAGAGAACAGGGAGCATTAATTGCAGAGCCAGATAAGAGCAGTGAATTTGAATTTAAAGTTTTACCTATAAAAAGAAAGCTTACTGGAGAAGTATCTTTAAATGAGACATATATGAAGATGCTTTTATGGGTAAGAAATTATTATATGTGCAAATTTGAACAAGTTTTGAAAGCAGCAATACCTTCAGATTTAAAAGTAAAATATGAAGAAGTTTATAAACTTACAGATAATGGAAGAAATGATTTTTTAAATCCTATAATAAATTATTTTCTTGAACGGGAACAAGTGACAAAGCCAGTTTTAAGAAAACATTTTTCTAAAGAATTTATTAATAATGCTGTAGAAAAAAATATATTAATTATCAACACAAATAAAAAAATATGCTATAATTTTAAGTCAGAGCTGTTTTTTTCAGAAGATGATTTAAAAGGTATTTCAAATGATTTTACAGAAGAAAATTTGAGAGAACTAAAAAATTATTTTACAAGAAAAAGTGAGATGATAAAAACAAGTCTTGAAAATAAATTTGCAAAGAAAGAAATTGAAAGACTTATAAAAGAGGAAAAGCTTTTATTTATAAAAAGGGTGAAAGAAAAAGAAGAAAAGAAAATTTTATCTCAGGAAAAAGAAAAAATTTCTGTAAATGCAGTTTTAAATAGTGAACAGCAAAAAGTGAGAGACAAAATTCTTAATTCTCAGAAAAAATATTTTCTTATAAAAGGAATAACTGGATCAGGAAAAACAGAAATATATATAAATCTTATAAGAGAAGCTCTTTTAAGAGGAAAAGGATCTATTTTTCTTGTTCCTGAGATATCTCTTACTCCTCAGATGGTTGAGAGGTTTAAGAAAGAATTTGAAGATGGAGTTGCCATTCTTCATAGCAGACTTTCAAATAAAGAAAGAGGAGAAGAATGGCTTAAGTTATATTCAGGAGAAAAAAAAGTAGTTCTTGGAGTAAGATCAGCTGTATTTGCTCCTGTTAAAGAATTAGAGTATATAATAATTGATGAAGAACATGAAAGCAGTTATAAACAAGATACAACTCCTATATACAATGCAAAATTTGTAGCACTGAAAAGAAGCCAGCTGGAAGGATGCAAGGTTATTTTTGGATCTGCTACTCCTTCAATAGAAAGTTATTATTTTGGTAAAACAGGAATGTTTGAACTTCTTACTTTAGAATCAAGATATAATAATGCTGTTTTGCCTGATGTTAAAGTTGTTGATATGAAAGATGAGGAAGATAGTTTTTTCAGTAAAGAACTTCTTAAAAATATAAGAGAAACTCTCTTAAAAAAAGAACAGGTTATTCTCCTTCTTAATAGAAAAGGTTATTCAACAATGGTTCAATGCAAAGAATGTGGGCATATAGAGGAGTGCGAGCATTGCTCTATAAAAATGAGTTATTATCATAGCAGAAAAACATTGAAATGTAATTATTGTGGAACAGAAAAAAGATTTAATGGAAAATGCAGCAAATGCGGAAGCAGTGAACTTGATTTTGGTGGTAAAGGTGTTGAACAGGTAGAACATAAACTAAAAGAATATTTTGATGTTCCTATAGTAAGAATGGACGCTGATAATGCACGGGAAAAAAATTTTTATAAAGAAACTTATTATAAATTTCTTAATAAAGAATATGATATAATGATAGGGACACAGCTTATAGCTAAAGGTCTTCATTTTCCAAATGTAACTCTTGTGGGAGTAATAAATGCAGATATGATTTTAAGTTTTCCTGATTTCAGAGCAGGAGAAAAGACATATCAGCTTATAACACAGGCAGCAGGAAGAGCAGGAAGAGGGGATAAGAAAGGAAAAGTAATAATTCAGTCATATCAGCCAGAAAGTTATGTTATGGAAAAAATAATGAAGAATGACTATGAAGGATTTTACAATTCTGAAATAGAAATGAGAAAAATTTTAGGTTATCCTCCATTTTCAAAAATTATTAATATAGGAATTTCTTCTTCAAAGGAAGAAAAACTTGAAAAAATAGCTAAGAGACTTTTTAATGCTGTAAAAAGAGATTATGTAGAAATTTATGGGCCTAATAAAAGTCTTGTATATAAAGTTAAAGATAGATATAGAGAAAATATCTTTATAAAAGGAAGCAAAAAAAATATAGATTATTATAAAAAAGAACTTGAAAAAATTTTAACAGAATTTGATGATGAGGGGTGCAGAATAGTAGTTGATATAGACCCTGTAAATCTTATATAA
- the def gene encoding peptide deformylase: protein MIYEIKKYGEECLVKESVPVEAVTDEILEILENMVETMHEANGVGLAAPQVGINKRFFVIDIGDGVVRKIINPEILESSEEVTESDEGCLSVPGIYRKVKRAYEIKVRYMNEAGEIKEETINGFLAKAFQHEFDHLSGTLFIERISPVSKKLIAQKLKHLKRETEREHKNKANK from the coding sequence ATGATATACGAAATAAAAAAATATGGTGAAGAATGTCTTGTGAAAGAATCTGTTCCTGTTGAAGCAGTTACAGATGAAATACTTGAAATACTTGAAAATATGGTTGAAACAATGCATGAAGCAAATGGTGTAGGGCTTGCAGCTCCTCAGGTTGGAATAAATAAAAGATTCTTTGTAATAGATATAGGAGATGGAGTTGTAAGAAAAATAATTAACCCTGAAATACTTGAATCATCAGAAGAAGTTACAGAAAGTGATGAAGGATGTTTAAGTGTTCCTGGAATTTATAGAAAAGTAAAAAGAGCTTATGAAATTAAGGTAAGATATATGAATGAAGCAGGAGAAATAAAAGAAGAAACTATAAATGGTTTTCTTGCAAAAGCATTTCAGCATGAATTTGACCATCTTTCAGGAACTCTTTTTATTGAGAGAATATCACCTGTGTCTAAAAAATTAATAGCACAAAAATTAAAACATTTAAAAAGAGAAACAGAAAGAGAACACAAAAATAAAGCAAATAAATAA
- a CDS encoding FtsB family cell division protein has translation MINPKRIGAVLFIIINIASFGPNIYRSCVKVSKLEKEISSLKEAQCSIREKIKNYDKEIEELKDINNREKMVRNKLQMVKHGEIIYRVTK, from the coding sequence ATGATAAATCCTAAAAGAATAGGGGCTGTACTTTTTATAATTATAAATATAGCTAGTTTTGGCCCTAATATATACAGAAGCTGTGTAAAGGTATCAAAATTAGAAAAAGAAATTTCTTCTCTTAAAGAAGCTCAATGCAGTATAAGAGAAAAAATTAAAAATTATGACAAAGAAATAGAAGAATTGAAAGATATTAATAACAGAGAAAAAATGGTCCGTAATAAACTCCAAATGGTAAAACATGGAGAAATAATTTATAGAGTTACAAAATAA
- the glpX gene encoding class II fructose-bisphosphatase: MKRELALEFARVTEAAALAAQKWVGRGDKNLADGAAVEAMRNVLNRIKIDGEIVIGEGEIDEAPMLYIGEKVGLKYNPEKIEDFRDEELYAVDIAVDPIEGTRMTAQGQPNAIAVLAAAERGTFLKAPDMYMEKLVVGPEAKGVIDLNKSLEDNIRSVAKALNKEVKDMMIVVLDKPRHKKAMEQIRDLGAKLYALPDGDVAGSILTSIVDSDVDMLYGIGGAPEGVISAAIIRVLGGDMQGRLLLRSDVKGSDDKNDKISEDEKRRCDEVGVEVGKKLLLEDLVKTDEIIFSATGITSGDLLEGVKRKGNIARTQTLVVRGSSKTVRYINSVHNLEFKDIYLEKLLKD, translated from the coding sequence ATGAAAAGAGAATTGGCATTAGAGTTCGCCAGAGTAACTGAAGCAGCAGCACTTGCAGCACAGAAATGGGTAGGAAGAGGAGATAAGAACCTTGCAGATGGTGCAGCAGTAGAAGCTATGAGAAATGTTCTTAACAGAATCAAAATTGATGGAGAAATCGTTATTGGAGAAGGAGAAATTGACGAAGCTCCTATGCTGTATATTGGTGAAAAAGTTGGTTTAAAATATAATCCTGAAAAAATAGAAGATTTTAGAGATGAAGAATTATATGCTGTTGATATTGCTGTTGATCCTATAGAAGGAACTAGAATGACAGCTCAAGGACAACCTAATGCTATTGCAGTTCTTGCAGCAGCTGAAAGAGGAACTTTCCTTAAAGCACCTGATATGTATATGGAAAAATTAGTTGTAGGTCCTGAAGCAAAGGGAGTTATTGATCTTAATAAATCTCTTGAAGATAATATCAGAAGTGTAGCTAAAGCACTAAATAAAGAAGTAAAAGATATGATGATAGTTGTTCTTGATAAACCTAGACATAAAAAAGCTATGGAACAAATAAGAGATCTTGGAGCAAAACTTTATGCTCTTCCTGATGGAGATGTTGCAGGTTCTATTCTTACTTCAATAGTTGACTCTGATGTTGATATGCTTTATGGAATAGGAGGAGCTCCTGAAGGAGTAATATCAGCTGCAATAATAAGAGTCCTTGGAGGAGATATGCAAGGAAGACTTCTTCTTAGAAGTGATGTAAAAGGTTCTGATGATAAAAATGATAAAATATCTGAAGATGAAAAAAGAAGATGTGATGAAGTAGGAGTTGAAGTAGGAAAGAAACTTCTTCTTGAAGACTTAGTAAAAACAGATGAGATTATTTTCTCTGCAACAGGTATTACAAGTGGAGATCTTTTAGAAGGGGTTAAAAGAAAAGGAAATATTGCAAGGACTCAAACTCTTGTAGTAAGAGGAAGCAGTAAAACTGTAAGATATATAAATTCTGTTCATAATCTTGAATTTAAAGATATATATCTTGAAAAATTATTAAAAGATTAA